In Candidatus Bathyarchaeia archaeon, a single window of DNA contains:
- a CDS encoding NADH-quinone oxidoreductase subunit C encodes MSINIDEILKALSDALRDRILQTKSLRPEKTCIQVEAGAHKDAVKVLLKQDGNAGISAITGVDLGEKIELMYHIRICGTIITIGTIVSKENAKIESITDLIPGANFHEREVSDLFGVTFEGHPNPKRLILPEDWPENVFPLRKDVTAANFQSKTQISGASKDHERVSNGEKLVNIVLGPQHPALIEPEKFSLKVDGEIVKEVAPRIGYVHRGIEKAAESRTYLQNIYLVERICGICNACHATCFCQTVEAIMGVNVPPRARYLRTIILELNRIHSHMLLLGHAGLEIGYETLFHYMWRDREPVLDIMEELTGNRVITSFITIGGVRRDLKEEAISKINAGLASLKKKMSFYRQLFENDSTLKMRTRDVGVLSKQDALKLCVVGPVARGSGVDMDVRRDEPYAAYNEIPFRVITYDEGDAWARLMVRLGEIVESINIIQYALEHLPSGPYRIRVPRIVPAGEAIGRVEAPRGELFYYVKSNGTAYPERVKVRTPTFANIPAFVKIAEGGNIADVPASFVSLDPCFSCTDR; translated from the coding sequence ATGTCGATAAACATTGATGAGATTTTGAAAGCCTTAAGCGATGCGCTTAGGGATAGGATACTCCAAACTAAATCTCTGCGTCCCGAAAAAACATGCATCCAAGTTGAGGCTGGAGCCCACAAAGACGCTGTAAAAGTTCTACTCAAACAGGATGGAAATGCAGGTATTTCCGCAATTACGGGCGTTGACCTCGGCGAAAAGATTGAGTTAATGTATCACATTCGCATCTGTGGCACAATAATTACCATCGGAACCATTGTTTCAAAGGAAAATGCAAAGATTGAAAGCATAACGGACCTAATTCCTGGAGCGAATTTCCATGAAAGGGAAGTATCTGACCTTTTTGGCGTAACATTCGAGGGACACCCAAACCCGAAGAGACTTATTCTTCCAGAAGACTGGCCGGAAAATGTTTTCCCGCTTAGAAAGGATGTCACAGCTGCAAATTTTCAGAGCAAAACACAGATTTCTGGGGCTTCAAAGGATCATGAGCGAGTTTCCAACGGTGAGAAGCTAGTAAACATTGTGTTAGGGCCTCAGCATCCTGCCTTGATAGAGCCTGAAAAGTTTTCTTTGAAAGTTGATGGAGAAATTGTGAAGGAAGTTGCGCCTAGGATTGGCTATGTTCATAGGGGTATTGAGAAGGCTGCAGAAAGTCGAACTTACTTGCAGAATATTTACTTGGTTGAGAGAATATGTGGCATATGTAATGCTTGTCATGCTACCTGTTTTTGCCAGACGGTTGAGGCAATAATGGGTGTGAACGTACCGCCTAGGGCTAGGTATTTGCGCACAATAATTTTGGAGTTGAATAGGATTCATAGTCACATGCTTCTTTTGGGTCATGCTGGCTTAGAAATTGGGTATGAAACCCTATTCCATTATATGTGGCGCGACAGAGAGCCAGTGTTAGACATTATGGAGGAGCTTACTGGCAATAGGGTTATCACATCATTCATCACCATAGGAGGCGTTAGAAGAGACTTAAAAGAAGAGGCTATTTCAAAAATTAATGCGGGATTGGCAAGCTTAAAGAAGAAAATGAGTTTTTATAGGCAACTTTTTGAGAATGATTCAACATTAAAAATGCGAACAAGGGATGTTGGAGTCTTAAGCAAGCAAGACGCGTTAAAATTGTGTGTTGTTGGTCCTGTGGCGCGGGGGTCTGGTGTGGATATGGATGTTAGAAGGGATGAGCCATACGCAGCTTACAATGAAATACCTTTTAGGGTTATCACTTATGATGAAGGTGACGCTTGGGCTAGGCTTATGGTTCGTTTAGGTGAGATTGTTGAAAGCATTAACATAATACAATATGCCCTAGAACATTTGCCAAGTGGCCCTTACAGAATCAGGGTGCCAAGGATTGTGCCAGCAGGCGAGGCTATTGGGCGTGTTGAAGCGCCTAGGGGGGAGTTGTTTTATTATGTGAAAAGTAATGGAACAGCGTATCCCGAACGTGTTAAGGTGCGCACTCCGACTTTCGCTAATATTCCAGCTTTCGTTAAGATTGCCGAGGGCGGTAATATTGCAGATGTGCCAGCAAGCTTTGTCAGTCTCGATCCATGTTTCTCATGCACAGATAGATAG
- a CDS encoding NADH-quinone oxidoreductase subunit B family protein, protein MSYILCDFGLVGAVDGFCCIGYSHGKCFVLRNLLIHCPFVWLVAFRWRRPLTSRASLLKWARLRSPWVLHFNSGACNACDIEVVALLTPRYDVERFGILLEPSPRHADVLLTTGVVTRQCADRLRRIYEQMPEPRFVVAIGACACSGGVFEGSYNVIGGVDKVIPVNVYIPGCPPKPEAIIDGILKLLDSLKEAKHVDKH, encoded by the coding sequence ATATCTTATATACTTTGTGATTTTGGACTCGTCGGTGCTGTTGACGGCTTTTGCTGCATTGGCTATTCACATGGCAAATGTTTTGTTCTTCGTAATTTACTTATTCATTGTCCTTTTGTCTGGCTTGTTGCTTTTAGATGGAGGCGACCGTTAACGAGTAGAGCCAGCCTTTTAAAGTGGGCGAGGCTAAGATCACCTTGGGTTCTTCATTTTAATTCTGGAGCGTGCAACGCTTGCGATATTGAGGTTGTCGCCCTTTTAACGCCTAGATATGATGTTGAACGTTTTGGAATATTGCTTGAACCTTCGCCGAGACATGCTGATGTTCTATTAACCACTGGTGTTGTCACCCGTCAATGTGCGGATAGATTAAGGCGTATTTATGAGCAGATGCCTGAGCCTAGATTTGTTGTTGCCATAGGTGCGTGTGCTTGTTCGGGCGGAGTGTTTGAAGGAAGTTACAATGTGATTGGCGGCGTTGATAAAGTCATTCCGGTCAATGTTTATATTCCGGGATGTCCACCAAAGCCAGAGGCGATAATTGACGGTATTTTAAAATTGCTTGATTCGCTCAAGGAGGCAAAGCATGTCGATAAACATTGA